The Campylobacter concisus genome window below encodes:
- the cmeU gene encoding CmeU family protein, whose amino-acid sequence MEKSQEVKEKIEKILEARAAFFAELDRQVPKKNGTDVFDFSKVKEADLKEIYAKFYAFDYNVRKLLPDVYTAFNVNFNV is encoded by the coding sequence GTGGAAAAATCTCAAGAAGTAAAAGAAAAAATCGAAAAAATTTTAGAGGCAAGAGCTGCTTTTTTTGCTGAGCTTGACCGCCAAGTTCCAAAGAAAAATGGTACTGATGTTTTTGATTTTAGCAAAGTAAAAGAGGCTGATCTGAAAGAAATTTACGCTAAATTTTATGCATTTGATTACAACGTAAGAAAACTTTTACCGGATGTTTATACTGCTTTTAATGTGAATTTTAATGTCTGA